A window from Chloracidobacterium sp. encodes these proteins:
- a CDS encoding nucleotidyltransferase domain-containing protein, producing MPLSVELPRDAISDFCRRRRIVELAIFGSALREDFRPDSDVDILVTFEPDVQWTFPQWLEMTRELETLFGRKVDLVERRLVEQSKNYIRRKHILSHLEPIYVA from the coding sequence ATGCCGCTATCCGTCGAACTACCCCGTGATGCCATTTCTGACTTTTGCCGCCGCCGGCGCATTGTAGAGTTGGCAATTTTTGGCTCTGCATTGCGTGAGGATTTTCGACCAGACAGTGATGTGGATATTTTGGTGACATTTGAGCCGGACGTTCAATGGACGTTTCCACAATGGCTGGAGATGACCCGTGAGCTGGAAACTTTATTTGGTCGCAAAGTGGATTTAGTCGAGCGGCGGCTGGTCGAGCAGAGCAAAAACTACATCCGCCGAAAACACATTCTGAGCCACTTGGAGCCGATCTATGTGGCGTGA
- the rpoN gene encoding RNA polymerase factor sigma-54, which yields MMNLRPQLAPRTEQRLGLVLTPQMRQRIEMLSLTLTELVELTTQEIAENPILEEVDPYEPAEGLTVTDDLTPEATSDGDVGLMDGEVPSEAEVAGGDEQEAMSSTPDEAAEDDAGPTEAADPFAEIDFGATFDHYLDPGYRTLGEYEEREEYTLENRLRHQPTLYEHLQAQIALLHLPEDVRAAAEAVAASLDERGFLADSCEEIAAIGGWTLEVVEVARRAVQRLDPVGCASYDVRECFLVQLEQQGWSERLAAQLVRDHLDRLAPFRWPDLAKSLGVSCQTIAEEVALIRQLEPFPGRRFARIGEGLLNGAQLIQPEIFIEKVGDEYVIRFNDDGLPQLRINAKYRRILENPNASREEREFIRDRLRAAVDLIRNIDYRRRTIYRICEAIVARQRDFLDYGPAHIKPMMLKDIAEQVGLHLSTVSRVVNGKYVQTPLGIIELRRFFTEGLTNDDGEAVSTDIIKLRIKKLIAEEDPREPLTDDEIARILAREGQRLSRRTVAKYRSQMHIPGSRERRTVLS from the coding sequence CTCACGCCCCAGATGCGACAGCGCATCGAGATGCTCAGCCTGACGCTGACGGAGCTTGTTGAGCTGACGACGCAGGAAATCGCTGAAAACCCAATCCTCGAAGAGGTTGATCCGTACGAGCCGGCCGAAGGCTTGACCGTCACGGACGACCTAACGCCGGAAGCCACCAGCGATGGTGATGTTGGGTTGATGGACGGTGAGGTGCCCTCTGAAGCCGAAGTGGCCGGAGGTGACGAGCAGGAAGCGATGTCTTCGACGCCCGACGAAGCCGCCGAAGATGATGCCGGACCGACAGAGGCCGCCGACCCCTTCGCCGAAATAGACTTCGGGGCGACATTTGACCACTACCTTGATCCGGGCTACCGGACGCTCGGTGAGTACGAGGAGCGTGAGGAGTACACGCTGGAAAATCGGCTCAGGCACCAACCGACGCTTTACGAACACCTACAAGCGCAAATCGCCCTACTGCATCTGCCTGAGGATGTGCGGGCGGCGGCGGAGGCTGTCGCCGCCAGCCTCGATGAACGCGGCTTTCTAGCAGACAGCTGCGAGGAAATTGCCGCCATCGGCGGATGGACGCTGGAAGTCGTCGAAGTCGCCCGCCGCGCCGTCCAGCGGCTGGATCCTGTCGGCTGCGCTTCCTACGATGTGCGGGAGTGTTTTCTCGTCCAGCTCGAACAGCAGGGATGGAGCGAACGGTTGGCGGCGCAGTTGGTGCGCGACCACTTGGATCGTCTCGCGCCTTTTCGGTGGCCTGACTTGGCGAAGTCGCTTGGTGTAAGTTGCCAGACAATTGCTGAGGAGGTCGCCCTGATTCGTCAGCTCGAACCTTTTCCCGGTCGCCGGTTTGCGCGCATCGGTGAAGGGTTGCTCAACGGCGCACAGCTCATTCAGCCGGAGATTTTCATTGAGAAAGTCGGCGATGAGTATGTGATTCGGTTCAACGATGACGGGCTACCGCAACTGCGCATCAACGCCAAGTACCGCCGGATTTTGGAAAACCCGAACGCTTCACGCGAGGAGCGTGAGTTCATCCGCGATCGGCTGCGTGCCGCCGTTGACCTGATACGCAACATTGACTACCGCCGGCGGACAATCTACCGAATTTGTGAGGCTATCGTCGCCCGGCAACGCGACTTTCTCGACTACGGCCCGGCGCACATCAAACCGATGATGCTCAAGGACATCGCCGAGCAGGTCGGGCTTCATCTTTCGACGGTCAGCCGCGTCGTCAACGGCAAGTACGTCCAGACACCGCTAGGCATCATCGAACTCCGACGGTTTTTTACCGAGGGGTTGACCAACGACGACGGCGAAGCGGTGTCCACCGACATCATCAAGCTACGTATCAAGAAGCTCATCGCCGAAGAAGACCCGCGTGAACCGCTCACGGACGACGAAATCGCCCGCATTCTGGCGCGGGAAGGTCAGAGGCTTTCGCGGCGGACGGTGGCGAAATACCGCAGCCAGATGCATATTCCCGGTTCACGGGAACGCCGCACCGTCCTGAGCTAG
- a CDS encoding glycosyl hydrolase, with amino-acid sequence MLRMSLATPPARRLAAVLALSACLMFTASAQTARPKAEPKKPQASASDAKDPKKDESLLKESTFTGLKFRSLGPAVASGRISSLAVDPRNRRRYFVGVASGGVWKTTNAGTTWTPVFDNQPSFSIGAVTIDPKHPFRIWVGTGENNSQRSVAYGDGVYRSDDDGRTWRNVGLKESEHIARILVDPRNSETVYVAAQGPLWRSGGDRGLYKTTDGGQTWQRILDISPDTGVTEVVMDPRNPDVMLAAAYQRRRHVWTLIDGGPESAIYKTTDGGKTWRKVTNGLPSVDLGRIGLAISPANPDVVYACVEAADGKGGVFRSLDGGETWERRNSFDQTAMYFSTIVADPRNVDRVYVLNVSLMVSDDGGKTLSPMPGMRHVHVDYHAMWIDPSDPDYYLVGCDGGVYESFDRGRSWRFHANLPVTQFYDVTVDNSEPFYFVYGGTQDNNTLGGPSRTRNTHGITNADWFVTVGGDGFHVRVDPTDPNTVYCEYQYGNLFRFNRRTGERVGIQPKIGKDEPPLRWNWDSPFIISPHDPKRLYFAANRLFRSDDRGDSWRAVSGDLTRQLDRDKLPVFGKVWGPDAVAKHASTSFYGNITTIAESPKREGLLFVGTDDGLVWISEDGGANWRKIETFPGIPERTFVSRIVPSKHNADVVYVAFDNHKNGDFKPYALKSSDLGRTWTPCVGDLPERGSVKVIAEDPVNPNLLFAGTEFGLFFTPNGGRRWVQLKGGLPTIAVCDIAIQTREHDLVVATFGRGLYVLDDYRALRTITEEQLQQAAQTFPVRDAWLYVEAEPLGGSRRGFQGDAFYVADNPPFGAVLTYYLKEAPKTKKERRQEAEKKGDAPYPTRDELRAEAEEEAPLTFVVVIDDKGNVVRRLTAPQAAGFNRVAWDLRTPAPQLPPPRDEENPFARQPVGWFVTPGTYTMTLYQRADGVTTQLGTPQTFQVRFLDERAAEDVRAFEDFHRRLLTAQRTMHGALETAQELQTRLAAVKKAVLETPAADAKLLDETTALTQRMNALLVRLRGDRALQARNENTPPGLAERLADIVSERSNTLARPTQTHETQYAIVAEGLREALNDLRTIADDLGRVEKNLEALGAPHTPGRFPTWPER; translated from the coding sequence ATGTTGCGTATGTCGCTTGCAACGCCTCCGGCGCGGCGGCTGGCCGCCGTGCTGGCGCTATCCGCCTGTCTGATGTTCACCGCGTCGGCGCAAACCGCGCGCCCGAAAGCCGAACCCAAGAAACCCCAAGCCAGCGCGTCGGACGCCAAAGACCCGAAAAAAGACGAATCGCTCCTCAAGGAAAGCACCTTCACCGGACTAAAGTTCCGTTCGTTGGGGCCGGCAGTCGCGTCCGGCCGCATCTCGTCGCTGGCGGTGGACCCGCGCAACCGGCGGCGGTACTTCGTCGGCGTTGCTTCCGGCGGTGTCTGGAAAACGACAAATGCTGGGACAACTTGGACGCCTGTGTTCGACAACCAGCCGTCTTTTTCCATCGGCGCGGTGACAATAGACCCCAAACATCCCTTCCGCATTTGGGTTGGGACCGGAGAAAACAACTCGCAGCGCAGCGTCGCCTATGGCGACGGTGTCTATCGTTCCGACGATGACGGACGGACGTGGCGCAACGTCGGGTTGAAGGAATCTGAACACATCGCTCGCATCCTCGTTGACCCGCGCAATTCTGAAACGGTCTATGTCGCCGCGCAGGGGCCGCTCTGGCGGTCGGGCGGCGACCGTGGCCTCTACAAAACGACGGACGGCGGTCAAACTTGGCAGCGCATTCTCGACATCAGCCCCGACACCGGCGTGACCGAGGTGGTGATGGACCCACGCAACCCCGACGTGATGCTGGCGGCGGCATACCAGCGGCGGCGGCATGTCTGGACGCTTATTGACGGCGGTCCTGAAAGCGCCATCTACAAAACGACGGACGGCGGTAAAACGTGGCGCAAAGTGACAAATGGCCTTCCGAGCGTGGATTTGGGCCGGATCGGTCTAGCCATTTCACCGGCCAACCCGGACGTTGTTTATGCCTGCGTGGAAGCCGCCGATGGGAAAGGGGGTGTATTTCGCTCGTTGGACGGCGGCGAAACTTGGGAGCGTCGCAATTCCTTCGACCAGACGGCGATGTACTTCAGTACGATTGTCGCCGACCCGCGCAATGTGGATCGAGTGTACGTCCTGAACGTCTCCCTGATGGTTTCCGACGACGGCGGCAAAACACTGTCGCCGATGCCGGGCATGCGCCATGTCCACGTGGATTATCACGCCATGTGGATTGACCCGTCCGACCCCGATTACTACCTCGTCGGCTGCGACGGCGGCGTGTATGAAAGCTTCGACCGCGGCCGGTCGTGGCGGTTTCACGCCAACCTGCCGGTGACGCAGTTTTACGACGTGACTGTGGACAACAGCGAGCCGTTTTACTTCGTCTATGGCGGGACGCAGGACAACAACACGCTGGGCGGCCCTTCCCGAACACGCAACACTCACGGCATAACCAACGCCGACTGGTTTGTGACCGTCGGCGGCGACGGTTTTCACGTTCGCGTAGACCCAACCGATCCCAACACTGTCTATTGCGAGTATCAGTACGGCAACCTGTTTCGTTTCAACCGGCGCACCGGCGAGCGTGTCGGCATCCAGCCCAAAATCGGCAAGGACGAACCGCCGCTGCGCTGGAACTGGGATTCCCCCTTCATCATCAGTCCACACGATCCCAAACGCCTGTACTTTGCCGCTAACCGGTTGTTCCGCAGCGATGACCGGGGGGATTCATGGCGGGCGGTTAGCGGCGACCTCACCCGGCAACTCGACCGTGACAAGTTGCCCGTCTTCGGCAAGGTCTGGGGACCTGACGCTGTGGCCAAGCACGCCTCAACGTCGTTTTACGGCAACATCACGACCATCGCCGAATCGCCTAAGCGCGAAGGCTTGCTCTTTGTTGGTACGGACGACGGTCTGGTATGGATTTCGGAAGACGGCGGCGCGAACTGGCGCAAAATCGAAACCTTCCCTGGCATCCCCGAACGTACTTTCGTCAGCCGGATTGTGCCGTCCAAGCATAACGCCGATGTGGTCTATGTCGCCTTTGACAACCACAAAAACGGCGACTTCAAACCCTACGCACTCAAGTCGTCCGATCTGGGGCGGACGTGGACGCCCTGCGTCGGCGATCTGCCGGAGCGCGGCTCGGTCAAGGTCATCGCTGAAGACCCGGTCAATCCAAACCTGCTGTTTGCCGGAACGGAATTCGGGTTGTTTTTCACGCCGAACGGCGGCAGGCGCTGGGTGCAGCTCAAGGGCGGACTTCCCACCATCGCCGTCTGCGACATTGCCATCCAGACGCGCGAACATGATCTGGTTGTTGCGACATTTGGGCGTGGTCTCTACGTCTTGGATGACTACCGCGCCCTGCGCACCATCACCGAGGAACAACTCCAGCAGGCGGCGCAAACCTTTCCGGTGCGCGACGCTTGGCTGTACGTCGAAGCCGAACCGCTGGGCGGCAGCAGGCGCGGTTTTCAAGGCGACGCATTCTACGTTGCGGACAATCCACCGTTTGGGGCCGTTCTGACCTACTACTTGAAGGAAGCGCCGAAAACTAAGAAGGAACGCCGTCAGGAGGCTGAGAAGAAGGGCGACGCGCCCTACCCGACCCGCGACGAACTGCGCGCCGAGGCCGAAGAAGAAGCACCGCTAACATTTGTCGTTGTTATAGACGACAAGGGCAACGTTGTCCGCCGGCTGACAGCGCCGCAGGCGGCCGGCTTCAACCGCGTGGCGTGGGACCTTCGTACGCCGGCGCCGCAACTACCGCCGCCTCGTGACGAAGAGAATCCCTTCGCGCGGCAGCCGGTCGGCTGGTTTGTCACGCCGGGGACGTACACGATGACGCTTTACCAACGCGCCGACGGCGTGACGACCCAACTCGGAACGCCGCAAACCTTTCAGGTGCGCTTTCTCGACGAGCGCGCAGCCGAGGACGTACGCGCCTTCGAGGATTTTCACCGGCGGCTGCTGACTGCGCAGCGGACGATGCACGGGGCGCTCGAAACCGCGCAGGAGCTTCAGACGCGGCTGGCCGCCGTCAAAAAGGCCGTTCTGGAGACGCCTGCCGCCGACGCCAAACTGCTGGACGAAACGACGGCGCTGACGCAGCGCATGAACGCTCTGCTGGTGCGGCTGCGCGGCGACCGGGCGCTTCAGGCGCGCAACGAGAATACGCCTCCGGGACTGGCCGAACGGTTGGCGGACATCGTATCCGAACGGAGCAACACGCTGGCGCGACCGACACAGACCCATGAGACACAATACGCTATCGTCGCCGAGGGTCTGCGCGAGGCGTTGAATGATCTGCGCACAATTGCCGATGATCTCGGCCGCGTCGAAAAAAACCTAGAGGCGCTGGGCGCGCCCCACACGCCGGGGCGTTTTCCAACGTGGCCCGAACGGTAA
- a CDS encoding DUF86 domain-containing protein yields the protein MWRDAAYLLDMLIAAKEVLQFSMGLTWEGFQQSSLHQHAIAKALENIGEAARKVSDETKAAHPEISWPQIIALRHRIAHDYFHLDLVKMWQIVQEDVPTLIP from the coding sequence ATGTGGCGTGACGCCGCCTATCTCCTCGACATGTTGATTGCTGCGAAAGAGGTTCTCCAGTTCAGTATGGGGCTGACTTGGGAGGGATTTCAGCAGAGTTCCCTGCATCAACATGCGATTGCGAAGGCGCTGGAGAACATTGGGGAAGCCGCGCGCAAGGTATCGGATGAGACAAAAGCGGCACATCCCGAAATTTCTTGGCCACAAATCATAGCTTTGCGCCACCGGATTGCTCATGACTACTTTCACCTCGACTTGGTCAAAATGTGGCAGATTGTGCAAGAAGATGTACCTACGCTAATTCCCTGA
- the hslO gene encoding Hsp33 family molecular chaperone HslO, whose product MSHASPASTPDRLLQAVAAGDMVRVVAATTTHLVQEACRRHGSWKTATVALGRALTGAALLASSLKTSERVTVCIEGRGPVGTITAEANAQGGVRGYIQHPKTDVPLRPDGKLNVGAAVGKGVLHVIREGGFEIGLMEAYRGSVPLVSGEIAEDLTYYLSYSEQIPSAMSLGVYMEAGDGVVGAAGGFLVQVLPGADEAVIERLEQTVAAAPPITDMVRAGATPEDLIRQALGDLDWRPLLERPLSFVCTCSVERTERLLTALGVEEMQAILAEQGQAELTCHYCNAVYRLSAADLQRLIDAETSGKTS is encoded by the coding sequence ATGAGCCATGCCTCTCCCGCTTCGACGCCCGACCGTTTGTTGCAAGCCGTCGCCGCTGGCGACATGGTGCGGGTTGTCGCTGCCACGACCACCCATCTTGTTCAGGAAGCTTGCCGTCGGCATGGTTCATGGAAGACGGCGACAGTGGCGCTGGGGCGCGCCTTGACCGGCGCGGCGCTGCTGGCCAGTTCGCTCAAGACGAGCGAACGGGTGACGGTGTGCATCGAAGGGCGCGGCCCTGTTGGGACGATTACGGCGGAAGCCAATGCGCAGGGGGGGGTCCGTGGCTATATCCAGCATCCCAAGACGGATGTGCCGCTGCGACCTGACGGCAAGCTGAACGTCGGCGCGGCCGTTGGTAAGGGCGTGCTGCACGTCATCCGCGAAGGCGGCTTCGAGATTGGGCTAATGGAGGCTTACCGCGGCTCCGTCCCGCTCGTCTCAGGCGAAATCGCCGAGGATTTGACGTACTACCTGTCCTATTCCGAGCAGATTCCCTCGGCGATGAGCCTAGGCGTCTATATGGAAGCTGGCGATGGAGTGGTCGGCGCGGCCGGCGGTTTTCTGGTGCAGGTACTCCCGGGCGCTGATGAAGCCGTCATCGAGCGCCTTGAGCAAACGGTTGCAGCCGCACCGCCGATTACCGATATGGTGCGGGCGGGGGCGACGCCGGAAGACTTAATCCGACAGGCGCTAGGAGATTTGGATTGGCGTCCGCTTTTGGAGCGACCGCTGAGTTTTGTCTGTACCTGTTCGGTTGAGCGTACGGAGCGGTTGTTGACGGCGTTGGGCGTGGAGGAAATGCAGGCGATTCTGGCCGAACAGGGGCAGGCGGAACTGACCTGCCACTACTGCAATGCGGTTTATCGGCTTTCGGCCGCCGATCTGCAACGTCTGATTGACGCTGAAACATCGGGTAAAACCTCGTAG